Proteins encoded by one window of Rutidosis leptorrhynchoides isolate AG116_Rl617_1_P2 chromosome 7, CSIRO_AGI_Rlap_v1, whole genome shotgun sequence:
- the LOC139858670 gene encoding homeobox-leucine zipper protein ATHB-16 isoform X1 — protein sequence MKRHGSSDSLVGLLPMCQTLEESSSPGAGYAREFQSILMDGLDDDGGGDQITEKKRRLSVEQVKALEKNFEMENKLEPDRKVKLARELGLQPRQVAVWFQNRRARWKTKQLERDYGVLKTSFDSLKHNYESLKHENESLLKQIRGLKSKLYGEDEESNVPIKEETDDKPKSPETYENMDATAYFPDFKDGSSDSDSSAILNEDNNSSNIVATADVVNCDRLTESKAIMCDAQKAYQPQFVKIEEHNFFSGDESCNFFSDEQAPTLQWYCQDQWNLTKET from the exons ATGAAAAGACATGGAAGCTCAGATTCCTTGGTTGGTTTACTACCCATGTGCCAAACACTAG AAGAGAGCAGCAGTCCGGGTGCAGGATATGCGCGTGAGTTTCAGTCGATTTTAATGGACGGTTTAGATGACGATGGTGGTGGTGATCAGATAACGGAAAAGAAACGGCGATTAAGTGTGGAACAAGTGAAAGCGTTAGAGAAAAACTTTGAGATGGAGAATAAATTGGAGCCTGATAGGAAAGTGAAGTTGGCTCGTGAACTTGGGCTGCAACCGAGACAGGTGGCTGTTTGGTTCCAAAATCGTAGAGCACGTTGGAAGACTAAACAACTTGAAAGAGATTATGGTGTGCTTAAGACAAGTTTTGATTCGCTTAAACATAATTATGAGTCGCTTAAACACGAAAACGAATCTCTACTCAAACAA ATTCGGGGACTTAAGTCGAAATTGTATGGTGAAGACGAAGAAAGCAACGTTCCAATTAAGGAAGAAACCGACGATAAGCCAAAATCACCAGAAACGTACGAAAACATGGATGCTACGGCATATTTTCCTGATTTTAAAGATGGGTCCTCAGATAGTGATTCTAGTGCAATCTTGAACGAAGACAACAATAGCTCGAACATTGTAGCTACGGCAGATGTGGTGAATTGTGACCGATTAACGGAATCAAAAGCAATAATGTGTGATGCCCAAAAAGCTTATCAGCCtcagtttgtgaaaattgaagaaCACAATTTCTTCAGTGGGGATGAGTCTTGCAACTTCTTTTCCGACGAGCAAGCTCCTACGTTGCAATGGTATTGTCAAGATCAATGGAACTTAACGAAGGAAACTTAA
- the LOC139858670 gene encoding homeobox-leucine zipper protein ATHB-16 isoform X2 has protein sequence MKRHGSSDSLVGLLPMCQTLESSSPGAGYAREFQSILMDGLDDDGGGDQITEKKRRLSVEQVKALEKNFEMENKLEPDRKVKLARELGLQPRQVAVWFQNRRARWKTKQLERDYGVLKTSFDSLKHNYESLKHENESLLKQIRGLKSKLYGEDEESNVPIKEETDDKPKSPETYENMDATAYFPDFKDGSSDSDSSAILNEDNNSSNIVATADVVNCDRLTESKAIMCDAQKAYQPQFVKIEEHNFFSGDESCNFFSDEQAPTLQWYCQDQWNLTKET, from the exons ATGAAAAGACATGGAAGCTCAGATTCCTTGGTTGGTTTACTACCCATGTGCCAAACACTAG AGAGCAGCAGTCCGGGTGCAGGATATGCGCGTGAGTTTCAGTCGATTTTAATGGACGGTTTAGATGACGATGGTGGTGGTGATCAGATAACGGAAAAGAAACGGCGATTAAGTGTGGAACAAGTGAAAGCGTTAGAGAAAAACTTTGAGATGGAGAATAAATTGGAGCCTGATAGGAAAGTGAAGTTGGCTCGTGAACTTGGGCTGCAACCGAGACAGGTGGCTGTTTGGTTCCAAAATCGTAGAGCACGTTGGAAGACTAAACAACTTGAAAGAGATTATGGTGTGCTTAAGACAAGTTTTGATTCGCTTAAACATAATTATGAGTCGCTTAAACACGAAAACGAATCTCTACTCAAACAA ATTCGGGGACTTAAGTCGAAATTGTATGGTGAAGACGAAGAAAGCAACGTTCCAATTAAGGAAGAAACCGACGATAAGCCAAAATCACCAGAAACGTACGAAAACATGGATGCTACGGCATATTTTCCTGATTTTAAAGATGGGTCCTCAGATAGTGATTCTAGTGCAATCTTGAACGAAGACAACAATAGCTCGAACATTGTAGCTACGGCAGATGTGGTGAATTGTGACCGATTAACGGAATCAAAAGCAATAATGTGTGATGCCCAAAAAGCTTATCAGCCtcagtttgtgaaaattgaagaaCACAATTTCTTCAGTGGGGATGAGTCTTGCAACTTCTTTTCCGACGAGCAAGCTCCTACGTTGCAATGGTATTGTCAAGATCAATGGAACTTAACGAAGGAAACTTAA